The following are encoded in a window of Phaseolus vulgaris cultivar G19833 chromosome 3, P. vulgaris v2.0, whole genome shotgun sequence genomic DNA:
- the LOC137807007 gene encoding aldehyde dehydrogenase 22A1 yields MAFWWPLLVLALAYGICRFLLMLIPPKVPSIDVDTSDVLDDGNLMQENSFIYVPPRGTSQQSGKIVQCYEPATMKYLGYVPALTHDEVKDRVAKVRKAQKMWAKSSFKQRRLFLRILLKYIIKHQALICEISSRDTGKTMVDASLGEIMTTCEKINWLLSEGEQWLKPEYRSSGRSMLHKRAKVEFHPLGVIGAIVSWNYPFHNIFNPMLAAIFSGNGIVIKISEHASWSGCFYFRIIQSALAAIGAPEDLVEVITGFAETGEALVSSVDKVIFVGSPGVGKMIMNNAANTLIPVTLELGGKDAFIVCEDVDLDHVAQIAVRAVLQSSGQNCAGAERLYVHREIYSSFVSKVTKIVKSVTAGPPLAGKYDMGALCMHEHSEKLDGLLNDAIDKGAEIVARGSLGNIGEDAVDQYFPPTVIVNVNHSMRLMQEEVFGPIMPIMKFSSDEEVVKLANDSKYGLGCAVFSGNQSRAREIASQIHAGVAAVNDFASTYMCQSLPFGGVKHSGFGRFGGVEGLRACCLVKAVVEDRWWPFVKTKIPKPIQYPLAENGFEFQESLVEALYGLGVRDRLRALVNVIKMLTEQNSSGSSNKRRND; encoded by the exons ATGGCGTTTTGGTGGCCATTGCTCGTTTTAGCCTTAGCTTACGGTATCTGTAGGTTCCTTCTCATGCTCATTCCTCCTAAGGTTCCTTCCATCGACGTTGACACTTCCGATG TACTGGACGATGGAAACCTGATGCAGGAGAATAGTTTCATATAT GTACCTCCGAGGGGAACGTCGCAGCAATCAGGGAAGATAGTTCAGTGCTATGAGCCAGCAACTATGAAATATTTGGGATACGTTCCTGCATTGACGCATGATGAG GTCAAGGATCGAGTGGCAAAAGTAAGGAAGGCACAGAAAATGTGGGCAAAGTCCAGCTTCAAGCAAAGACGCTTATTTTTGCGTATACTTTTGAAGTATATAATTAAACATCAAGCACTTATATGCGA AATATCTTCCCGAGATACTGGAAAGACAATGGTAGATGCCTCTTTAGGAGAAATAATGACAACTTGTGAGAAGATCAATTGGCTACTGTCAGAGGGTGAGCAGTGGTTAAAGCCTGAATATCG GTCTTCCGGGAGATCAATGCTCCATAAAAGAGCTAAAGTAGAGTTTCATCCCCTTGGTGTTATTGGCGCAATTGTTTCATGGAATTATCCTTTCCACAATATTTTTAATCCTATGCTGGCGGCAATTTTTTCTGGAAATGGTATTGTTATTAAG ATATCAGAACATGCAAGTTGGTCTGGATGCTTTTACTTCCGGATCATCCAATCAGCCCTAGCTGCCATAGGAGCTCCAGAGGACCTTGTTGAGGTGATAACAGG GTTTGCTGAAacaggagaagcattagtatcTTCTGTTGATAAAGTCATATTTGTTGGATCGCCTGGTGTTGGTAAGATG ATAATGAACAATGCTGCCAACACACTTATACCAGTGACACTGGAGCTTGGTGGGAAAGATGCATTTATTGTCTGTGAAGATGTTGATCTAGATCAT GTCGCACAAATTGCTGTCAGGGCTGTTCTTCAGTCAAGTGGACAGAACTGTGCTGGGGCAGAGCGATTATATGTCCACAGGGAAatttattcttcttttgtcaGTAAAGTCACTAAAATTGTGAAGTCTGTTACAGCT GGCCCACCGCTTGCTGGAAAGTATGATATGGGAGCTTTATGCATGCATGAGCATTCTGAAAAACTTGATGGCCTATTAAATGATGCTATAGACAAAGGAGCCGAGATTGTTGCCCGTGGGAGTCTTGGAAATATAGGTGAAGACGCAGTTGATCAATATTTTCCCCCTACTGTGATTGTGAATGTGAACCACTCAATGAGATTGATGCAAGAAGAG GTATTTGGACCAATCATGCCGATAATGAAATTCAGCTCTGATGAGGAGGTTGTCAAGCTTGCAAATGACTCAAAGTATGGGCTCGGCTGTGCTGTTTTCTCAGGCAATCAGAGTCGTGCGAGAGAGATAGCTTCCCAGATACATGCTGGGGTAGCTGCAGTTAATGATTTTGCATCAACATACATGTGTCAG TCCCTTCCATTTGGGGGTGTGAAACACAGTGGATTTGGACGATTTGGTGGTGTAGAAGGTTTGCGAGCTTGTTGTCTTGTTAAAGCAGTTGTTGAAGATAGATGGTGGCCATTTGTTAAAACCAAGATACCTAAGCCTATTCAG TATCCCCTTGCAGAGAATGGCTTCGAATTTCAGGAGTCACTTGTTGAAGCGCTTTATGGTCTTGGCGTAAGGGATCGTTTGCGAGCATTAGTAAACGTTATAAAAATGCTTACTGAGCAGAATTCTAGTGGCAGCAGCAATAAGAGAAGAAATGACTGA
- the LOC137807005 gene encoding probable bifunctional TENA-E protein has protein sequence MEEQAKCEEKKIGVIETWLRKHRLLFQGATRHPLILSIRDGSINIASFKSWLAQDYLFVRAFVPFVASVLIKAWKESDESGDMEVILGGVASLEDELSWFKRESSKWGISLSEVVPQQANKKYCGLLESLMSPDVEYTVAITAFWVIEAVYQESFAHCIGEGSKTPQELKETCERWGNEAFAKYCQSLQNIANRRLQNASDEELKKAEVMFLNVLEYEVDFWNMSRGNV, from the exons ATGGAGGAACAGGCAAAATGTGAGGAGAAGAAAATTGGTGTGATTGAGACATGGTTGAGGAAGCACCGTCTTCTCTTCCAGGGAGCCACAAGACACCCTCTTATTCTTAGCATTCGCGATGGTTCCATCAACATTGCTTCCTTCAAATCATGGCTG GCACAAGATTACTTGTTCGTTCGGGCCTTTGTCCCATTTGTGGCCAGTGTGCTGATAAAAGCTTGGAAGGAATCAGATGAGAGTGGTGACATGGAAGTCATATTGGGGGGCGTAGCTTCTCTGGAGGATGAGTTATCATGGTTTAAGAGAGAATCTAGCAAGTGGGGTATTTCACTTTCTGAAGTTGTTCCTCAGCAGGCAAACAAAAAATACTGTGG GTTGCTGGAAAGTCTAATGAGTCCGGACGTGGAATATACTGTGGCTATCACAGCATTTTGGGTTATTGAAGCAGTGTATCAAGAGAGCTTTGCCCACTGCATTGGTGAAGGCTCAAAAACTCCGCAAGAACTGAAGGAGACTTGTGAAAGGTGGGGCAATGAGGCTTTTGCTAAGTATTGTCAATCCCTGCAAAACATTGCCAATCGGCGCTTACAAAATGCTTCTGATGAAGAACTCAAAAAGGCTGAAGTTATGTTCCTAAATGTTCTTGAGTACGAAGTTGATTTCTGGAACATGAGCCGAGGAAATGTCTGA
- the LOC137805511 gene encoding uncharacterized protein — MICIPLKDLEVILGMDWLSANHILIDCGRKKLIFPKLERMQLISAHQFEREIQEGAECFMLMACSIVTDKVQTDMFVVQESIDVFPDEIPGLPPKREIEFAIDLILEVGPVSISPY; from the coding sequence atgatttgtatacctctaaaagatttggaggttatattgggaatggattggttgtctgctaatcatatccttatagattgtggtcggaagaagttaattttccctAAATTAGAAAGAATGCAGCTTATCTCAGCTCatcaatttgagagagagataCAAGAAGGTGCAGAATGTTTTATGCTCATGGCTTGTTCTATAGTTACTGATAAAGTACAAACAGATATGTTTGTAGTTCAGGAGTCTATAGATGTATTTCCTGATGAGATTCCTggacttccacctaaaagagagatagagtttgcaatagACTTGATTCTTGAAGTAGGCCCTGTGTCAATTTCTCCATACTGA